In Siniperca chuatsi isolate FFG_IHB_CAS linkage group LG16, ASM2008510v1, whole genome shotgun sequence, the following proteins share a genomic window:
- the sh3bgrl2 gene encoding SH3 domain-binding glutamic acid-rich-like protein 2 isoform X1 produces the protein MVIKVYIASSTGSVAVKKHQQAVVGFLEANRISFQEVDITMLEEQRLWMYRNIPRDKQPEKGNPLPPQIFNEDRYCGDYEDFFQSKEDNTVFAFLGLSSQPSVKCWIRSSSFCKLPVKHLIYNWHISFFWWRLL, from the exons ATGGTCATCAAGGTTTACATCGCCTCTTCAACTGGCTCTGTCGCG GTAAAGAAGCATCAGCAGGCAGTGGTGGGTTTCCTGGAGGCCAATCGAATCAGCTTCCAGGAAGTTGACATTACCATGCTGGAGGAGCAGAGGCTCTGGATGTACCGTAACATCCCCAGAGACAAGCAGCCGGAGAAAGGCAACCCACTGCCTCCACAGATCTTCAACGAGGATCGCTACTGTGGG GACTATGAAGACTTCTTCCAGTCGAAGGAGGACAACACTGTGTTTGCATTCCTTGGGCTCAGTTCCCAACCCTCAGTGAAA TGCTGGATCAGAAGCTCTAGTTTTTGCAAGCTGCCTGTGAAACATTTGATTTATAACTGGCACATCAGCTTTTTTTGGTGGAGACTTCTTTAA
- the sh3bgrl2 gene encoding SH3 domain-binding glutamic acid-rich-like protein 2 isoform X2, with protein MVIKVYIASSTGSVAVKKHQQAVVGFLEANRISFQEVDITMLEEQRLWMYRNIPRDKQPEKGNPLPPQIFNEDRYCGDYEDFFQSKEDNTVFAFLGLSSQPSVKDSES; from the exons ATGGTCATCAAGGTTTACATCGCCTCTTCAACTGGCTCTGTCGCG GTAAAGAAGCATCAGCAGGCAGTGGTGGGTTTCCTGGAGGCCAATCGAATCAGCTTCCAGGAAGTTGACATTACCATGCTGGAGGAGCAGAGGCTCTGGATGTACCGTAACATCCCCAGAGACAAGCAGCCGGAGAAAGGCAACCCACTGCCTCCACAGATCTTCAACGAGGATCGCTACTGTGGG GACTATGAAGACTTCTTCCAGTCGAAGGAGGACAACACTGTGTTTGCATTCCTTGGGCTCAGTTCCCAACCCTCAGTGAAA GATTCTGAGTCATAG